Proteins from a genomic interval of Callospermophilus lateralis isolate mCalLat2 chromosome 1, mCalLat2.hap1, whole genome shotgun sequence:
- the LOC143398030 gene encoding sperm motility kinase X-like yields MHSQNIQRPSSCKKKVVKDHYEFLGVIGQNGFSQIKLACHHLTGAEVAVKVVCKNEKNIQVLSEPNIMRSLDHPNIIQLFQIIETQRNIYIIMEYADGGQLFDHIPPGGMQEEKACRFFKQVVGALDYCHDKGIVHQDLKPENVMADARGNIKLIDFGLSTWFTSGQNLSHFWGTLSHLHFTEALTKHPDPEIMTILCVLGYDPYKTWVSLATRKFNTAMATYLILKHQKSQGPGCMFQGKPVSPRVKSHQCPMDLSHFTGITKRSLSKPVLPTFPMPQLPEEVK; encoded by the exons ATGCATAGTCAGAACATTCAGAGGCCCAGCTCCTGCAAGAAGAAAGTGGTCAAGGACCACTATGAATTTCTAGGGGTCATTGGGCAAAACGGATTTAGCCAGATAAAACTAGCTTGCCATCACCTCACTGGGGCAGAAGTGGCAGTCAAAGTGGTGTGTAAAAATGAGAAGAATATCCAGGTACTCTCAGAACCAAATATTATGAGGAGCCTAGATCATCCAAATATCATTCAATTATTTCAGATCATTGAAACTCAGAGAAATATTTACATCATAATGGAATACGCAGATGGGGGACAGTTATTTGACCATATTCCACCAGGTGGCATGCAGGAGGAAAAggcctgcagatttttcaaacagGTGGTGGGTGCCTTGGACTACTGCCATGACAAGGGAATTGTGCACCAAGACCTTAAGCCAGAGAACGTCATGGCAGATGCCAGAGGCAACATAAAACTTATTGACTTTGGCCTCAGCACCTGGTTTACCTCTGGTCAAAATCTCAGCCACTTCTGGGGCACTCTCTCACATCTT CATTTTACTGAGGCACTCACCAAACACCCAGACCCAGAAATAATGACCATTCTGTGTGTTCTGGGTTATGATCCATACAAGACCTGGGTGTCTCTGGCCACGAGGAAATTCAATACAGCCATGGCGACATACCTTATATTAAAGCACCAGAAAAGCCAGGGGCCAGGCTGCATGTTCCAGGGAAAGCCTGTGTCTCCAAGGGTTAAGTCTCACCAATGCCCCATGGATCTTTCCCATTTCACTGGCATCACCAAAAGGAGTCTTAGCAAGCCTGTGCTTCCCACCTTCCCCATGCCTCAGCTGCCTGAGGAGGTCAAATAG